One stretch of Leishmania braziliensis MHOM/BR/75/M2904 complete genome, chromosome 6 DNA includes these proteins:
- a CDS encoding protoporphyrinogen oxidase-like protein, with the protein MTSQGPKYLMLYSTTDGHTKTIMDTIAKQLTSETMARCDVVDIKDGNSYALSDYEKVLLGASIRYGRISAAFMKYLKQHHGELSAMPSAFFCVNLTARKSDKNTAVTNVYTRKFLDQSPWSPQLTGVFAGALWYPRYNFFDRILIQFIMLVTGGETDSTKEIVYTDWAAVRCFASDFAALPLTVSPQQKLVVVKKLTGSLSSGNRTRWVLAIVGMSMAVLVGSSIAAVRRR; encoded by the coding sequence ATGACGTCACAGGGCCCAAAGTACCTAATGTTGTACTCTACAACAGATGGACATACCAAAACGATCATGGATACGATTGCAAAGCAACTCACTAGCGAAACAATGGCCCGGTGCGATGTTGTTGACATCAAGGATGGTAACAGTTACGCGCTGTCAGACTACGAAAAGGTTCTGCTTGGTGCGTCCATTCGCTATGGACGCATCAGTGCTGCCTTCATGAAGTACTTAAAGCAACACCACGGTGAGCTAAGCGCCATGCCATCTGCTTTCTTCTGCGTCAATCTCACAGCACGAAAGTCGGACAAAAACACCGCTGTGACTAACGTTTACACACGCAAGTTTCTCGATCAGTCGCCATGGTCTCCTCAGCTTACCGGTGTCTTTGCAGGAGCATTATGGTACCCTCGCTACAATTTTTTCGATCGTATCCTGATTCAGTTCATTATGTTAGTGACGGGTGGCGAAACGGATTCTACTAAAGAGATTGTCTATACTGATTGGGCTGCTGTTCGATGTTTTGCGTCTGACTTTGCAGCTCTACCTTTAACAGTATCACCACAGCAAAAGCTGGTGGTAGTCAAGAAGCTGACGGGCAGTCTCAGCAGTGGCAACCGAACGCGATGGGTTCTCGCGATCGTCGGGATGTCGATGGCTGTGCTTGTTGGAAGCAGTATAGCCGCTGTAAGACGGAGATGA
- a CDS encoding coproporphyrinogen III oxidase: MSLPVEAVKEFLLKLQDDICHAIEAEDEQATFMEDKWTREGGGGGRTRVIANGTVIEKGGVNFSHVYGKGLPGSSTERHPDMAGCNYQAMGVSLVIHPKNPHVPTSHANVRLFVAEKEGKEPVWWFGGGFDLTPYYAVEEDCYYFHHVAQELCRPFGADVYARFKAWCDEYFFIPHRNEARGIGGLFFDDLSEWPFEKCFAFMQAVGKGFIDAYIPIVNRRKNTPYTEQQVEFQEFRRGRYAEFNLVIDRGTKFGLQSGGRTESILMSLPPRARWGYNWHPEPGTPEARLTEYFLTKKQWV, encoded by the coding sequence ATGTCCCTTCCAGTGGAAGCTGTAAAGGAGTTTCTCCTGAAACTTCAGGATGACATCTGCCACGCCATCGAGGCGGAGGACGAGCAGGCAACGTTTATGGAGGATAAGTGGACACGcgagggcggtggtggtggacgcACGCGTGTCATTGCAAACGGTACTGTGATCGAAAAGGGCGGCGTGAACTTTTCGCACGTGTACGGCAAGGGCCTGCCAGGGTCCTCGACGGAGCGTCACCCCGATATGGCCGGTTGCAACTACCAGGCGATGGGGGTCTCGCTTGTTATCCACCCAAAGAACCCGCACGTCCCCACATCACACGCAAATGTGCGCTTATTTGTTGCGGAGAAGGAAGGCAAGGAACCGGTGTGGTGGTTCGGTGGAGGCTTTGACCTCACGCCATACTacgctgtggaggaggactgcTACTACTTTCACCACGTCGCGCAGGAGCTCTGCAGGCCCTTCGGCGCCGACGTGTACGCGCGCTTCAAGGCGTGGTGTGACGAGTACTTCTTTATCCCTCACCGCAACGAGGCACGCGGCATTGGCGGCCTCTTCTTCGACGACCTGAGCGAGTGGCCGTTCGAAAAGTGCTTCGCATTCATGCAGGCAGTGGGCAAGGGCTTCATTGATGCGTACATCCCAATTGTGAACCGGCGCAAGAACACGCCGTACAcagagcagcaggtggagTTCCAGGAGTTCCGCCGCGGACGGTATGCGGAGTTCAACTTGGTGATTGACCGCGGCACGAAGTTCGGGCTTCAGTCTGGCGGTCGAACCGAGTCCATCTTGAtgtcgctgccaccgcgtgCGCGCTGGGGCTACAACTGGCATCCAGAACCTGGCACGCCGGAGGCGCGGCTAACGGAGTACTTCTTGACGAAGAAGCAGTGGGTGTAG